One part of the Alkalibaculum bacchi genome encodes these proteins:
- a CDS encoding protein arginine kinase gives MSTDYKEKDIVISSRVRLARNIKDLPFAAMIQEEDSKKAIKLVEGALNNQDQSMPSFNKVEVKDLNTNEKRMLVEKHLASKEWSKNDEAAVFIRKDENVSIMVNEEDHIRIQCILDSFQLRRAFDIANEIDDILEEKIRYAFDDKYGYLTACPSNVGTGMRASVMIHLPSLTLGNQMNDLIQTLARFGITIRGIYGEGSQSLGDLYQISNQITLGLNEETIIRNLHSVIKEIIKRERNVRNEMLINNRIYLEDKVFRALGILENARTITVEESMKLISLIRLGTDLEIIEQDISEINRLILSIQPGILSHTYGIPITNKLDNTRAEHIRKILGKNNT, from the coding sequence ATGTCAACTGATTATAAAGAAAAAGATATAGTAATAAGCAGTCGCGTGCGATTAGCTCGAAATATTAAGGATTTGCCTTTTGCAGCTATGATTCAAGAAGAAGATAGTAAAAAAGCAATTAAATTAGTAGAAGGGGCTCTTAACAATCAAGATCAATCTATGCCCTCTTTTAATAAAGTGGAAGTTAAGGATTTAAACACAAATGAAAAGCGAATGTTAGTAGAAAAACATCTAGCGAGCAAGGAATGGAGTAAGAATGACGAAGCCGCTGTTTTTATTCGCAAAGATGAAAATGTGAGTATTATGGTAAATGAAGAGGATCATATAAGAATTCAATGCATATTAGATAGCTTTCAATTACGCCGTGCTTTTGACATTGCCAATGAAATAGATGATATATTAGAGGAAAAAATTCGATATGCCTTTGATGACAAATACGGATACTTAACAGCTTGCCCAAGTAATGTAGGAACAGGGATGAGAGCTTCTGTTATGATTCATTTGCCTTCCTTAACTTTAGGCAATCAAATGAACGATTTGATTCAAACATTAGCTCGCTTTGGCATCACTATTAGAGGTATCTATGGAGAAGGCAGTCAATCTTTAGGTGATTTATATCAGATTTCCAATCAAATAACACTGGGACTCAATGAAGAAACTATTATTCGTAATTTACACAGTGTAATAAAAGAAATCATCAAAAGAGAAAGAAATGTAAGAAATGAAATGTTAATCAATAATAGAATATATCTTGAGGACAAAGTTTTTAGAGCTTTAGGAATATTAGAAAATGCAAGAACAATCACCGTAGAAGAAAGTATGAAGCTCATATCTCTTATCCGATTAGGAACGGATTTAGAAATTATTGAGCAGGATATTTCAGAGATTAATCGATTGATATTATCGATTCAGCCAGGGATTTTATCCCATACTTATGGGATTCCAATAACAAACAAATTAGACAACACGAGAGCAGAGCATATAAGAAAAATTTTAGGGAAAAACAATACATAG
- a CDS encoding UvrB/UvrC motif-containing protein, translating into MLCQNCNQKPASIHITQITNGEKKEMHLCEQCSVLQDTYNISFNFPSFIANFLDLGDYSQQSSEINENTNNLYVCPACGMDYDTFKKYGKFGCRVCYHTFRSHINPMIKKLHGKDQHIGKLVKHGGENLRLERELAELNAKLTKAVELEEYEDAAIYRDKIKAIKKTIEEQNSINS; encoded by the coding sequence ATGCTTTGTCAAAACTGTAATCAAAAGCCTGCCTCGATCCATATTACGCAGATTACCAATGGTGAAAAAAAGGAAATGCATCTTTGCGAGCAATGCTCTGTATTACAGGATACTTATAATATATCCTTTAACTTTCCAAGTTTTATTGCAAACTTTTTAGATTTAGGAGATTACTCTCAACAATCTAGCGAAATAAATGAAAATACAAACAATCTATATGTGTGCCCAGCTTGTGGCATGGACTATGATACTTTTAAGAAATATGGAAAGTTTGGATGCCGGGTATGTTATCATACATTTCGGTCACACATTAACCCTATGATCAAAAAATTGCATGGCAAAGACCAGCATATCGGTAAGCTTGTAAAGCATGGAGGCGAAAATTTAAGATTAGAAAGAGAATTGGCAGAATTAAATGCAAAATTGACAAAAGCAGTGGAGCTAGAGGAGTATGAAGATGCTGCAATATACCGAGATAAAATAAAAGCGATAAAAAAGACGATTGAAGAGCAAAATAGTATTAATAGTTAA
- a CDS encoding transposase: protein MSRVPREISDLSYYHVLVRGNDKQKIFFDDEDKKKILQILKNYSDVDLLKLIAYCILDTHAHFLLKIEKYDISTIMKKVNVTYAYYYNCKYQRTGHVFYDRFKSTCIREKKYILPVIRFIHNDPISNGIVQKHDAYKWSSYKDYIEMNDDTVVFYKKIILAQFDSNTREAVHKFKVYTKTENKDLFLDVKDSVENKINRMLEIYLAKNDINLSELGYKQNKCHRTHLVLMLKNTGILSIRKIGEILQLNRGVVYKIIKEHSGEDEIQ, encoded by the coding sequence TTGTCTAGAGTTCCAAGGGAAATTAGTGATTTATCCTATTATCATGTACTAGTAAGAGGAAATGACAAACAAAAGATTTTTTTTGACGATGAAGATAAGAAGAAAATCCTACAAATCTTAAAAAATTACTCTGATGTTGATTTATTAAAGCTAATCGCTTATTGCATACTTGATACCCATGCACATTTCTTATTAAAAATTGAGAAATACGATATTTCAACAATCATGAAAAAAGTAAATGTCACGTATGCATATTATTATAACTGCAAATACCAACGAACAGGTCACGTGTTTTATGATCGATTTAAGAGTACATGTATAAGAGAAAAAAAATATATTCTTCCAGTAATAAGATTTATCCACAATGATCCCATTAGTAATGGCATTGTACAAAAACACGATGCTTATAAATGGAGTAGCTATAAAGATTATATTGAGATGAATGATGATACCGTTGTTTTCTATAAAAAAATCATATTAGCTCAATTTGATTCTAATACAAGGGAAGCTGTTCATAAATTTAAAGTATATACAAAAACAGAGAACAAGGATCTGTTTTTAGATGTAAAGGACAGCGTTGAAAACAAAATTAATCGCATGTTAGAAATATATTTAGCAAAAAATGATATTAATTTAAGCGAACTGGGGTATAAACAAAATAAGTGTCATCGTACTCATCTCGTTTTAATGTTAAAAAACACAGGTATACTTTCAATACGCAAAATTGGAGAAATACTTCAGTTAAACAGAGGAGTCGTATATAAGATTATTAAAGAGCATTCAGGGGAAGATGAAATTCAGTAA